In the Arachis ipaensis cultivar K30076 chromosome B10, Araip1.1, whole genome shotgun sequence genome, one interval contains:
- the LOC107622828 gene encoding arogenate dehydrogenase 1, chloroplastic, whose protein sequence is MSSSHSQNMKIGIVGFGTFGQFLAKTIIKQGHTITATSRSDYSHLCLQMGIHFFRDMSAFLDAGNDVILLCTSILSLAEVMRSMPLTCLKRPTLFVDVLSVKEHPRNLLLRTLPGELDILCTHPMFGPISGKDGWKDLTFMYDKVRIQDEAKCSRFLQIFETEGCRMVEMSCEEHDKAAARSQFITHTIGRTLGEMDIRSTPIDTKGFETLVQLKETTMKCSFDLYSGLFTHNRFAIQELENLEHALFKVKEMLVQMMKEEQGQEKTES, encoded by the exons ATGTCATCTTCCCATTCCCAAAACATGAAAATAGGCATAGTGGGTTTCGGCACCTTCGGACAGTTTCTTGCAAAGACAATTATAAAACAAGGCCACACTATAACGGCAACTTCTCGATCAGATTACTCCCATCTCTGCCTCCAAATGGGTATCCATTTTTTCAG GGATATGAGTGCATTCCTTGATGCTGGGAACGATGTAATACTGTTATGCACATCGATCTTATCGCTAGCGGAAGTTATGAGGTCAATGCCACTCACTTGTCTGAAGCGACCAACGCTCTTTGTTGATGTCCTTTCGGTCAAAGAACATCCTAGAAACCTTCTACTCCGA ACGTTGCCAGGGGAGTTAGACATACTGTGCACGCACCCAATGTTTGGACCAATCAGTGGGAAGGATGGGTGGAAAGATCTCACTTTCATGTATGACAAAGTTCGAATTCAAGATGAAGCCAAATGCTCTCgtttcctccaaatttttgaaaCTGAG GGTTGCAGGATGGTAGAAATGTCCTGTGAGGAACATGATAAAGCAGCTGCTAGGAGCCAATTTATCACACACACAATAGGCAG GACATTGGGAGAAATGGATATAAGGTCCACACCTATTGACACTAAGGGCTTTGAGACACTTGTTCAATTG AAGGAGACCACCATGAAATGTAGTTTTGATCTGTACAGTGGATTGTTCACGCATAACAGATTTGCCATACAAGAG CTGGAAAACCTTGAGCATGCCTTGTTCAAGGTCAAAGAGATGCTGGTTCAAATGATGAAAGAGGAGCAGGGTCAAGAAAAAACTGAAAGTTGA